The proteins below are encoded in one region of Limnohabitans sp. 63ED37-2:
- a CDS encoding MurR/RpiR family transcriptional regulator: MLDRIKASLPSLAPAEQRVGKLVLADPRAFANLPVTELADRAHVSKPTVVRFCRSVGYDGLSDFKLKLAGSVSEGVPFIHRSVDVDDKTSDIAVKVIDNTVAAFLKYRNDASSFALEHAAQALAATQKTNRRIEFYGVGNSGIVAQDAQHKFFRLGVNAIAYSDGHMQVMSASMLKPGDCAVIISNSGRTRDLMDACDIAKKQGATTIVITASGSPLASAGHIHLTADHPEGYDKYSPMVSRLLHLLIIDILATTVALRIGEELQPVLRDMKKNLSSKRYT, translated from the coding sequence ATGCTCGACCGCATCAAAGCCTCTTTGCCCTCCCTGGCTCCAGCCGAGCAACGCGTGGGCAAGCTGGTCTTGGCCGACCCACGGGCCTTTGCCAACTTGCCCGTCACGGAGTTGGCCGACCGGGCGCATGTGAGCAAACCCACCGTGGTGCGCTTTTGCCGCAGTGTGGGTTACGACGGTTTGTCCGACTTCAAACTCAAGCTGGCCGGCAGTGTGAGTGAAGGTGTGCCCTTCATTCACCGCAGCGTGGATGTGGACGACAAAACCAGCGACATCGCGGTCAAAGTCATTGACAACACCGTGGCCGCGTTTTTGAAGTACCGCAACGATGCCAGCTCTTTCGCGCTGGAGCATGCCGCACAAGCACTGGCCGCCACGCAAAAAACCAACCGCCGCATCGAGTTTTACGGCGTGGGCAATTCCGGCATCGTGGCGCAAGACGCACAACACAAATTCTTCCGCCTGGGTGTGAACGCCATCGCCTACAGCGATGGCCACATGCAGGTCATGAGCGCCTCCATGCTCAAGCCGGGTGACTGCGCGGTGATCATTTCCAACTCGGGCCGCACACGTGACTTGATGGACGCCTGCGATATCGCCAAAAAACAAGGCGCCACCACCATCGTCATCACCGCCAGCGGCTCGCCTCTGGCCAGCGCCGGGCACATCCACCTCACGGCCGACCACCCCGAGGGCTACGACAAATACAGCCCCATGGTCTCGCGCCTGCTGCACCTGCTCATCATCGACATCTTGGCCACCACCGTGGCCTTACGCATCGGCGAGGAACTGCAGCCCGTGTTGCGCGACATGAAGAAAAACCTGAGCAGCAAACGTTACACCTGA
- the zwf gene encoding glucose-6-phosphate dehydrogenase, which produces MAFDLVFFGGTGDLVWRKLMPALFQAYRHDSLPEGGRIIGVGRDDLSDEQYRQQIQSRFDQVDGDKRPNSEEFARFASLLCYVRMDLSKPESYAALSARLAERETDSVVMYLSTAPSLFTTVCEQLAANGLNTAKTRIVLEKPLGHDLASNRAINQAVGQVFKEQQIFRIDHYLGKPAVQNLFALRFGNALFEPLWRREHIANIQITMSEELGVEKRGGFYETTGALRDMVQNHALQLLCAIAMEPPINAHADAIRDEKLKVLRALKPWTPETLSQHVIRGQYSAGNVFGQAVPGYREEPGVNTTSSTETFVALRTEIANWRWAGVPFYIRTGKRMASREAHIEINFRKTPHEIFKSPLGQANKLVIHLQPKDGLELHLFAQGQSKRGEGSGGATLSPVHLDLDFDKRFGSQRVGAYERLLLDVLDGRLNLFVRSDEQEEAWRWVEPILQHWQNDTMGPRPYAAGTWGPSASSAMIARDGFCWSEEI; this is translated from the coding sequence ATGGCTTTTGATTTGGTTTTCTTTGGCGGCACGGGCGATCTGGTCTGGCGCAAACTCATGCCTGCCCTGTTTCAGGCCTACCGCCACGACAGTCTGCCTGAAGGGGGCCGCATCATCGGTGTGGGCCGTGACGATCTGAGCGACGAACAATACCGCCAGCAAATTCAGTCTCGATTTGACCAAGTCGACGGGGACAAGCGGCCCAACAGCGAAGAATTCGCCCGCTTTGCCAGCCTGCTGTGTTACGTGCGCATGGACTTGTCCAAGCCGGAGTCCTATGCGGCCTTGTCAGCCCGTTTGGCCGAGCGCGAGACCGACAGCGTGGTGATGTATTTGTCCACCGCGCCCAGCCTGTTCACCACCGTCTGCGAGCAACTCGCCGCCAACGGCCTGAACACTGCCAAAACCCGCATCGTGCTCGAAAAGCCCCTGGGCCACGACCTGGCCTCCAACCGCGCCATCAACCAAGCGGTGGGCCAAGTCTTCAAAGAGCAACAAATCTTCCGCATCGACCACTACCTGGGCAAGCCCGCGGTGCAAAACCTGTTTGCGCTGCGCTTTGGCAACGCCTTGTTTGAGCCCTTGTGGCGGCGCGAGCACATCGCCAACATCCAGATCACCATGTCCGAAGAGCTGGGTGTGGAAAAACGCGGCGGCTTTTACGAAACCACGGGCGCCCTGCGCGACATGGTGCAAAACCACGCACTGCAACTGCTGTGTGCGATTGCCATGGAGCCCCCGATCAACGCCCATGCCGACGCCATCCGCGACGAAAAGCTCAAGGTGCTGCGTGCTCTGAAACCCTGGACACCCGAGACCCTGAGCCAACACGTCATCCGCGGTCAGTACAGCGCGGGCAATGTGTTTGGCCAGGCCGTGCCCGGCTACCGCGAGGAGCCCGGCGTGAACACGACCAGCAGCACCGAAACCTTTGTGGCACTGCGCACCGAGATCGCCAACTGGCGCTGGGCGGGCGTGCCGTTTTACATCCGTACCGGCAAACGCATGGCTTCGCGTGAGGCACACATCGAGATCAATTTCCGAAAAACGCCGCACGAGATCTTCAAAAGCCCATTGGGCCAAGCCAACAAACTGGTCATCCACCTGCAACCCAAAGACGGGCTGGAGTTGCACCTGTTTGCCCAAGGCCAAAGCAAACGCGGCGAAGGCAGCGGTGGCGCCACCCTGAGCCCGGTGCACCTGGACCTGGACTTTGACAAACGCTTTGGCAGCCAGCGGGTGGGCGCTTACGAACGCTTGCTGCTCGATGTGCTGGACGGCCGACTGAACCTGTTCGTGCGCAGCGACGAACAAGAAGAAGCCTGGCGCTGGGTCGAACCGATCTTGCAGCACTGGCAGAACGACACCATGGGCCCCCGCCCCTATGCGGCGGGCACCTGGGGGCCGAGCGCATCCAGCGCCATGATCGCCCGTGACGGCTTTTGCTGGTCCGAAGAAATCTAA
- the tal gene encoding transaldolase, translated as MNQLDALKQFTTVVADTGDFKQLAQFQPQDATTNPSLILKAVQKPEYAPLLAEAVATHRGQPLDVVMDHLLVRFGCEILKTIPGRVSTEVDARLSFDTAATVARARRIMALYEAQGMARERVLIKIASTWEGIQAAAELEREGIRCNLTLLFAFCQAVACGQAKVQLISPFVGRIYDWYKKSAGAAWDEAAMSGANDPGVQSVRAIFNHYKKHGIVTEVMGASFRNIGQITALAGCDLLTISPELLAQLAASDAPLDKSLDAQAAQTMDLPAVAYEEASFRLALNEDAMATEKLAEGIRAFCADAVKLEVLMQKG; from the coding sequence ATGAACCAACTCGACGCCCTCAAACAATTCACCACCGTGGTCGCCGATACCGGCGACTTCAAGCAATTGGCCCAGTTCCAGCCCCAAGACGCGACGACCAACCCGTCCTTGATCTTGAAGGCCGTGCAAAAACCCGAATACGCGCCCTTGCTGGCCGAGGCCGTGGCCACGCACCGGGGCCAGCCGCTGGACGTGGTGATGGACCACTTGCTGGTGCGTTTTGGCTGTGAGATTTTGAAGACCATTCCCGGTCGCGTGTCGACCGAGGTGGATGCCCGCTTGAGCTTTGACACTGCTGCCACGGTGGCCCGGGCGCGGCGCATCATGGCGCTCTACGAGGCGCAAGGCATGGCCCGCGAGCGTGTGCTGATCAAGATCGCGTCGACCTGGGAGGGCATTCAGGCTGCAGCCGAACTCGAGCGCGAAGGCATTCGTTGCAACCTGACGCTGTTGTTTGCGTTTTGCCAAGCCGTGGCCTGTGGCCAAGCCAAAGTGCAACTGATCTCGCCTTTTGTAGGGCGTATTTATGACTGGTACAAAAAGTCGGCAGGCGCCGCTTGGGACGAAGCGGCCATGTCGGGCGCCAACGACCCCGGCGTGCAGTCGGTGCGGGCGATCTTCAACCATTACAAAAAGCACGGCATTGTCACTGAGGTGATGGGCGCGTCATTCCGCAACATCGGCCAGATCACGGCGCTGGCCGGTTGCGATTTGCTGACCATCAGCCCCGAGTTGCTGGCGCAGCTGGCCGCCAGCGATGCGCCTTTGGATAAATCGCTCGACGCACAAGCAGCGCAGACCATGGACCTGCCTGCTGTGGCCTATGAGGAAGCCTCTTTCCGCTTGGCGCTCAATGAAGACGCTATGGCCACAGAGAAGCTGGCCGAAGGCATCCGCGCCTTTTGCGCCGATGCGGTCAAGCTTGAAGTGCTGATGCAAAAGGGCTGA
- the pgi gene encoding glucose-6-phosphate isomerase has translation MRCDQTQAWTALLAHAAQFKDFDLHTAFAADAQRAEGLSQSAPHVFADLSKNHTDTATEALLIELARQTGLAAHRDAMFRGEPINNTEGRAVMHWLLRQPEGSLTGNLTAPLQQVHDTLKPMLAFAEQVRGDTHITDVVNIGIGGSDLGPQMAVLALQDFVIPGKRFHFVSNVDGHELAGVLKGLKAENTLFLIASKTFTTIETMTNARSALAWFQAQGGTDVARHFAALTTNVAAAGQMGITTTFGFWDWVGGRYSLWSAIGLPVAIAIGAKGFRELLAGAHAMDQHFQAAPLEENLPVRLGLLDVWYRNFLNCTSRSIAPYHSALRRLPAYLQQLEMESNGKRVDRIGHALPYGTSPVLWGEPGTNGQHAYFQMLHQGTDVVPLEFMAVKKPTHSLKDHHELLLANVIAQAQALMLGQADEGGHKHFPGNRPSTFLLLDELTPASLGALIALQEHRVFVSGSVWGINSFDQWGVELGKVLAKDIHARILSGQTEGLDASSAALLQRVRQG, from the coding sequence ATGCGTTGTGACCAAACCCAGGCGTGGACAGCTTTGTTGGCCCATGCGGCCCAATTCAAGGATTTTGATTTGCACACCGCTTTTGCGGCCGATGCGCAGCGTGCTGAGGGCCTGAGCCAGTCGGCACCGCATGTGTTTGCCGACCTGTCCAAAAACCACACCGACACCGCGACCGAAGCGCTGCTGATCGAGTTGGCGCGGCAGACGGGTCTGGCGGCGCACCGCGATGCGATGTTTCGCGGTGAGCCCATCAACAACACCGAAGGCCGCGCGGTGATGCACTGGCTGCTGCGCCAGCCAGAAGGTTCACTGACCGGTAATCTGACCGCACCCCTGCAGCAAGTGCATGACACCTTGAAGCCCATGCTCGCCTTTGCCGAGCAGGTGCGAGGCGACACACACATCACCGACGTGGTGAACATCGGCATTGGGGGTTCGGATTTGGGGCCACAAATGGCCGTGCTCGCGCTGCAAGACTTCGTGATCCCGGGCAAGCGTTTTCACTTTGTGTCCAACGTCGATGGCCATGAACTGGCTGGCGTGCTCAAGGGCTTGAAGGCCGAGAACACCCTGTTCTTGATCGCGTCTAAAACCTTCACCACCATCGAGACCATGACCAATGCCCGTTCGGCGTTGGCCTGGTTCCAAGCGCAAGGGGGCACCGACGTGGCCCGCCACTTTGCGGCGCTCACCACCAACGTGGCGGCTGCAGGGCAAATGGGCATCACCACCACCTTTGGTTTTTGGGACTGGGTGGGTGGGCGTTACTCGCTGTGGTCGGCCATTGGTCTGCCGGTGGCCATCGCCATTGGGGCGAAGGGCTTTCGCGAACTGTTGGCCGGGGCGCACGCGATGGACCAACACTTTCAGGCCGCGCCTTTAGAAGAAAACCTGCCCGTGCGCTTGGGCTTGCTCGATGTTTGGTACCGCAACTTTTTGAACTGCACCAGCCGAAGCATTGCGCCGTACCACAGCGCCCTGCGCCGCTTGCCCGCGTATTTGCAGCAGCTGGAGATGGAGAGCAATGGCAAGCGGGTGGACCGCATCGGCCATGCGCTGCCTTACGGCACCTCGCCCGTGCTGTGGGGCGAGCCGGGCACCAACGGGCAGCATGCTTACTTCCAGATGCTGCACCAAGGCACCGACGTGGTGCCGCTGGAATTCATGGCCGTGAAAAAGCCCACACACAGTTTGAAAGATCACCATGAGTTGCTGCTGGCGAATGTGATCGCGCAGGCGCAGGCCCTCATGTTGGGCCAAGCCGATGAAGGCGGACACAAGCACTTCCCTGGCAACCGGCCCAGTACCTTTTTGCTGCTCGACGAGCTCACACCCGCCAGCTTGGGCGCACTGATTGCCTTGCAGGAACACCGTGTTTTCGTGAGCGGTTCGGTCTGGGGCATCAACAGCTTTGACCAATGGGGTGTGGAGCTGGGCAAGGTGTTGGCCAAGGACATCCATGCACGCATCCTGTCGGGACAGACCGAGGGGTTGGATGCATCGAGCGCTGCCTTGCTGCAGCGGGTGCGCCAGGGTTGA
- a CDS encoding J domain-containing protein, which translates to MDLYAELGVTPQAEPEVIRAAFRALAQRYHPDRQAGASSLWAAKMVRINQAYSVLSQPEQRRAYDASRCTPAPRFVSSQIHLTTNGASVRNMQPFLTTYDARGRLHTFV; encoded by the coding sequence ATGGACCTTTACGCTGAACTCGGTGTCACACCGCAAGCCGAGCCCGAAGTCATTCGAGCGGCTTTTCGTGCATTGGCACAGCGTTACCACCCCGACCGGCAAGCGGGTGCATCCTCCTTGTGGGCAGCCAAGATGGTCCGCATCAACCAGGCCTACAGCGTGCTCAGCCAGCCCGAGCAGCGTCGTGCCTACGACGCCAGCCGGTGCACACCAGCTCCCCGGTTTGTGTCATCCCAGATCCACTTGACCACGAACGGTGCATCGGTGCGCAACATGCAACCGTTTTTGACCACCTACGATGCGCGTGGTCGCTTGCACACCTTTGTCTGA
- a CDS encoding multicopper oxidase family protein, with amino-acid sequence MQRRDFFQRAVAAAGTVAGAAVVTSAVSRSALAALPEPVIQTRPDTAPPWTPPGVTGAGRPYNPVVTLNGWTLPFRMKDGVKEFHLVAEPVVREMAPGFVVNMWGYNGQSPGPTIEVVEGDKVRIFVTNQLPEHTTIHWHGQRLPNGMDGVGGLNQKQIPVGKTYVYEFVARRPGTFMYHPHADEMTQMAMGMMGLWITHPKGQHPLIAEVDRDYAFLLSAYDVTPGAKTPNVNTMLDQNIWSWNSRVFPGISPLVARLNDRVRVRVGNLTMTNHPIHIHGIEFEVTGTDGGPVPPTARWPEVTTDVAVGQMRQLEFIADEPGDWAMHCHKSHHTMGAMGHDVPTMIGVDHRGLVQKIQRLIPDYMVMGERGMADMGEMEMELPENTFPMMTGTGPYGPIEMGGMFTTLKVRAEQKPGDYSDPGDYPQPPGTQSFEYKGPAAATPRAPETARQPAAPASGTARKPKGHGQH; translated from the coding sequence ATGCAACGCCGAGATTTTTTCCAAAGAGCCGTCGCCGCTGCGGGCACCGTCGCAGGGGCCGCAGTGGTCACCAGCGCCGTCAGCCGAAGTGCGCTGGCCGCTTTGCCAGAGCCCGTCATCCAGACCCGCCCCGACACCGCCCCACCCTGGACGCCGCCAGGCGTGACCGGTGCCGGACGGCCTTACAACCCGGTGGTCACTTTGAACGGCTGGACCTTGCCGTTTCGCATGAAGGACGGCGTCAAAGAGTTCCACCTGGTGGCCGAGCCGGTGGTGCGCGAGATGGCGCCGGGCTTTGTGGTGAACATGTGGGGCTACAACGGCCAAAGCCCGGGCCCGACCATCGAGGTGGTGGAGGGCGACAAGGTGCGGATCTTTGTCACCAACCAATTGCCCGAGCACACCACCATCCACTGGCATGGTCAGCGCCTGCCCAACGGCATGGACGGTGTGGGCGGTCTGAACCAAAAGCAGATCCCAGTGGGCAAAACCTATGTGTATGAGTTTGTGGCACGCCGCCCCGGCACGTTCATGTACCACCCGCACGCCGACGAGATGACCCAAATGGCCATGGGCATGATGGGCTTGTGGATCACCCACCCCAAGGGGCAGCACCCGCTGATTGCCGAGGTGGACCGCGATTACGCCTTTCTGTTGAGCGCGTACGATGTCACCCCGGGGGCCAAAACCCCCAACGTCAACACCATGCTGGACCAGAACATCTGGAGTTGGAACAGCCGGGTCTTTCCGGGCATCAGCCCACTGGTGGCGCGTCTGAACGACCGGGTGCGGGTGCGTGTGGGCAACCTGACCATGACCAACCACCCCATCCACATCCATGGCATCGAATTCGAAGTCACAGGCACCGATGGCGGCCCTGTGCCCCCCACCGCGCGTTGGCCCGAGGTGACGACCGACGTGGCCGTGGGCCAGATGCGGCAGCTGGAGTTCATCGCCGATGAGCCCGGTGACTGGGCCATGCACTGCCACAAGAGCCACCACACCATGGGCGCCATGGGCCACGATGTGCCCACCATGATCGGTGTGGACCACCGGGGCCTGGTGCAAAAAATCCAGCGGCTCATTCCCGACTACATGGTCATGGGCGAACGCGGCATGGCCGACATGGGCGAGATGGAAATGGAGTTGCCCGAGAACACCTTCCCTATGATGACCGGCACCGGGCCTTATGGCCCCATTGAAATGGGTGGCATGTTCACCACACTCAAGGTGCGGGCCGAGCAAAAGCCGGGTGACTACAGCGACCCGGGCGATTACCCACAACCCCCGGGCACGCAGTCCTTTGAATACAAGGGCCCAGCTGCGGCCACGCCGCGTGCACCGGAAACTGCCCGTCAGCCGGCTGCTCCCGCATCAGGCACGGCGCGCAAACCCAAAGGCCACGGGCAACATTGA
- a CDS encoding cupredoxin domain-containing protein, whose product MKNVLNTVILSMGLLAQPLAQAHAPSAHKNHHASSTAPAEQKDWGMAGDPKKVQRTIEIRMTDNMRFAPNQIQVKLGETVRLVAVNAGKVLHEIVIGTPQELKAHAEMMKKHPGMEHDEPYMAHVDPGKKGTIVWTFNRAGSFEFACLIPGHFEAGMIGRITVQ is encoded by the coding sequence ATGAAAAACGTTTTGAACACCGTCATCTTGAGCATGGGCCTGCTGGCCCAGCCACTGGCACAGGCCCATGCGCCTTCTGCACACAAAAACCACCATGCCTCATCCACTGCGCCCGCTGAGCAAAAAGACTGGGGCATGGCCGGCGATCCGAAAAAGGTGCAACGCACCATCGAGATCCGCATGACCGACAACATGCGTTTTGCACCCAACCAGATCCAGGTCAAGCTGGGCGAGACTGTGCGCCTGGTGGCAGTGAACGCGGGCAAGGTCTTGCACGAGATCGTGATCGGCACGCCGCAAGAACTCAAGGCGCATGCCGAGATGATGAAAAAACACCCCGGCATGGAACACGACGAGCCCTACATGGCGCATGTGGATCCCGGCAAGAAAGGCACCATCGTCTGGACCTTCAATCGCGCAGGCAGTTTTGAATTTGCCTGCCTGATTCCGGGCCATTTTGAAGCGGGCATGATCGGCCGCATCACCGTTCAGTAA
- a CDS encoding copper-binding protein gives MNNSTFKALPRRQWLAAAAVLALTGFERTALAQATTVQVWKDPNCGCCQLWVEHLQASGFKVEVRDVGNTAARKRLGMPEVLGSCHTATVGGYVVEGHVPAVDIHRLLKERPVALGLSVPGMPMGSPGMDGPEYKGRKDAYDVLLVQKDGSSKSFQHYPGLRRMAQRDGLQRVSGDTTTLPWATAEVRRIDKAAGKVALKHGEIKNLDMPPMSMVFQVKEPAQLDTLQVGQKVRFQAVQDKGAYWVVKIEAAAL, from the coding sequence ATGAACAATTCCACATTCAAGGCCTTGCCTCGGCGCCAGTGGCTGGCTGCGGCGGCTGTGCTGGCCCTCACCGGGTTTGAGCGCACCGCCTTGGCGCAAGCCACCACGGTGCAAGTCTGGAAGGACCCCAATTGCGGCTGCTGCCAATTGTGGGTGGAACACCTGCAGGCCAGTGGCTTCAAGGTCGAGGTGCGTGACGTGGGCAACACCGCGGCCCGAAAGCGCTTGGGCATGCCCGAGGTGCTGGGCTCCTGCCACACCGCCACCGTGGGTGGCTATGTGGTTGAGGGCCATGTGCCTGCCGTCGACATCCACCGGTTGCTCAAAGAGCGGCCCGTGGCGCTGGGCCTCTCGGTGCCCGGCATGCCCATGGGCAGCCCCGGCATGGATGGTCCCGAATACAAGGGCCGAAAAGACGCCTACGACGTGCTGTTGGTGCAAAAAGACGGCAGCAGTAAAAGCTTCCAACACTACCCCGGACTGCGGCGGATGGCGCAGCGTGACGGCCTGCAGCGTGTGAGCGGTGACACCACCACGCTGCCTTGGGCGACGGCCGAAGTGCGGCGCATCGACAAGGCCGCGGGCAAAGTGGCACTCAAACACGGTGAGATCAAAAACCTGGACATGCCGCCCATGAGCATGGTGTTTCAGGTCAAGGAACCTGCGCAGCTCGACACCTTGCAAGTCGGTCAGAAAGTGCGCTTCCAGGCGGTGCAAGACAAAGGCGCTTATTGGGTGGTGAAGATCGAGGCTGCGGCTTTGTGA
- the groL gene encoding chaperonin GroEL (60 kDa chaperone family; promotes refolding of misfolded polypeptides especially under stressful conditions; forms two stacked rings of heptamers to form a barrel-shaped 14mer; ends can be capped by GroES; misfolded proteins enter the barrel where they are refolded when GroES binds), translating to MAAKDVIFGGEARARMVEGVNILANAVKVTLGPKGRNVVLERSFGAPTVTKDGVSVAKEIELKDKLQNMGAQMVKEVASKTSDNAGDGTTTATVLAQAIVREGMKYVAAGMNPMDLKRGIDKAVTALIEELKKATKATTTSKEIAQVGSISANSDTSIGEIIANAMDKVGKEGVITVEDGKSLNNELDVVEGMQFDRGYLSPYFINNPEKQAALLDNPFVLLFDKKISNIRDLLPTLEAVAKAGRPLLIIAEEVEGEALATLVVNTIRGILKVVAVKAPGFGDRRKAMLEDIAILTGGKVIAEEVGLTLEKVTLADLGQAKRIEVGKENTIIIDGAGAAGDIEARVKQVRVQIEEATSDYDREKLQERVAKLAGGVAVIKVGAATEVEMKEKKARVEDALHATRAAVEEGIVAGGGVALLRARQAAGVIKGDNADQDAGIKLVLKAIEAPLREIVYNAGGEPSVVVNAVLAGKGNYGFNAANDTYGDMIEMGILDPTKVTRTALQNAASVASLMLTTECMVSEAPKDESGAGGGGMPDMGGMGGMGGMGM from the coding sequence ATGGCAGCAAAAGACGTAATTTTCGGCGGCGAAGCCCGCGCACGCATGGTTGAAGGCGTGAACATTTTGGCCAACGCGGTCAAAGTGACTTTGGGTCCTAAGGGCCGTAACGTGGTTCTGGAGCGCTCGTTCGGCGCCCCCACCGTGACCAAGGACGGTGTGTCCGTGGCCAAGGAAATCGAACTCAAAGACAAGCTGCAAAACATGGGCGCTCAGATGGTCAAGGAAGTCGCTTCCAAGACGTCTGACAACGCTGGCGACGGCACAACGACTGCCACCGTGTTGGCTCAAGCCATCGTTCGCGAAGGCATGAAGTACGTGGCCGCTGGCATGAACCCGATGGACCTCAAGCGCGGCATCGACAAAGCAGTGACTGCTTTGATCGAAGAGCTGAAGAAGGCCACCAAAGCCACCACCACCAGCAAAGAAATCGCCCAAGTCGGCTCCATTTCTGCCAACTCTGACACAAGCATCGGCGAAATCATCGCCAACGCCATGGACAAAGTGGGCAAAGAAGGCGTGATCACTGTGGAAGACGGCAAGTCTTTGAACAACGAACTCGACGTCGTTGAAGGCATGCAATTCGACCGCGGCTACCTGTCGCCTTATTTCATCAACAACCCCGAAAAGCAAGCCGCTTTGCTGGACAACCCCTTTGTGTTGTTGTTCGACAAGAAGATCAGCAACATCCGCGATCTGCTGCCCACATTGGAAGCCGTTGCCAAAGCGGGCCGTCCATTGCTCATCATTGCCGAAGAAGTCGAAGGCGAAGCCTTGGCCACTTTGGTGGTGAACACCATCCGTGGCATCTTGAAGGTTGTGGCTGTCAAGGCCCCTGGCTTTGGTGACCGTCGCAAAGCCATGTTGGAAGACATCGCCATCTTGACCGGCGGCAAAGTGATCGCTGAAGAAGTGGGCTTGACCCTCGAAAAAGTGACCTTGGCCGATCTGGGCCAAGCCAAGCGCATCGAAGTGGGCAAGGAAAACACCATCATCATCGACGGCGCTGGTGCTGCTGGCGACATCGAAGCCCGCGTCAAACAAGTGCGTGTGCAAATCGAAGAAGCCACTTCTGACTACGACCGCGAGAAGCTGCAAGAGCGCGTGGCGAAGTTGGCTGGCGGTGTGGCCGTGATCAAGGTCGGCGCTGCCACCGAAGTCGAGATGAAAGAGAAGAAAGCCCGCGTGGAAGACGCCCTGCACGCTACACGCGCTGCTGTGGAAGAAGGCATTGTGGCCGGTGGTGGCGTGGCTTTGCTGCGTGCACGTCAAGCAGCTGGCGTCATCAAAGGCGACAACGCTGACCAAGACGCTGGCATCAAGCTGGTGTTGAAAGCCATCGAAGCGCCTCTGCGCGAGATCGTGTACAACGCCGGCGGCGAGCCATCGGTGGTGGTGAACGCGGTGTTGGCTGGCAAAGGCAACTACGGCTTCAACGCTGCCAACGACACCTACGGCGACATGATCGAAATGGGTATTCTGGATCCTACAAAAGTGACGCGTACTGCTTTGCAGAACGCCGCTTCTGTGGCTTCTTTGATGCTCACCACCGAGTGCATGGTTTCCGAAGCCCCGAAGGACGAGTCCGGCGCTGGCGGCGGCGGCATGCCTGACATGGGCGGCATGGGTGGTATGGGCGGCATGGGCATGTAA
- the groES gene encoding co-chaperone GroES, whose amino-acid sequence MKLRPLGDRVIVKRIESETKTASGIVIPDSAAEKPDQGEVLAVGPGKTNDKGETKALSVKVGDRVLFGKYSGQTVKVGGDELLVMKEEDLFAVVE is encoded by the coding sequence ATGAAACTGCGTCCTTTGGGCGATCGCGTGATCGTCAAACGTATCGAAAGCGAAACCAAAACAGCCTCGGGCATCGTGATCCCCGACTCGGCTGCAGAAAAGCCCGATCAAGGTGAAGTCCTGGCCGTCGGCCCTGGCAAAACCAACGACAAAGGCGAGACCAAAGCCCTGAGCGTCAAAGTCGGCGACCGCGTGTTGTTCGGCAAGTACAGCGGCCAGACCGTCAAGGTCGGCGGCGACGAGCTGTTGGTCATGAAAGAAGAAGACCTGTTCGCAGTGGTCGAGTGA
- a CDS encoding helix-turn-helix domain-containing protein produces the protein MKTPPNNQTYVSTSQAAKMLGLSVGTVQRMVQNGVFKAFVTHGGHRRILSTSLRDYCVQQGLSPATPLPASEEALICILHDSTFHAPALDTLVHWPQVTVMTHPLDLMDLDAETNALFIDARIPWLHTTPLHLDSARLHNTHLVVYNSQHLPAGSPLAPSPQLSLFEGDISTDLVYGYLLCTRHAQEGLAAHH, from the coding sequence ATGAAAACACCGCCAAACAACCAAACCTATGTCAGCACCAGCCAGGCCGCCAAAATGTTGGGCCTGTCGGTGGGTACCGTGCAGCGGATGGTGCAAAACGGAGTGTTCAAGGCCTTTGTCACGCACGGCGGGCATCGGCGCATCCTGTCCACATCTCTGCGGGACTATTGCGTCCAGCAAGGACTGAGCCCGGCCACCCCCCTGCCCGCTTCCGAAGAGGCGCTCATTTGCATCCTGCATGACAGCACCTTCCATGCGCCAGCCCTGGATACCCTGGTACATTGGCCCCAAGTCACCGTCATGACCCACCCACTGGACCTGATGGACCTGGATGCCGAGACGAACGCTTTGTTCATTGACGCCCGCATCCCCTGGTTGCACACCACCCCCCTGCACCTGGACTCGGCCCGCCTGCACAACACCCACCTGGTGGTCTACAACAGCCAGCACCTGCCCGCTGGCAGCCCACTCGCCCCCAGCCCGCAATTGAGTCTGTTCGAGGGCGACATCAGCACGGATCTGGTCTACGGCTACTTGCTGTGCACTCGGCATGCGCAAGAGGGTTTGGCCGCACACCACTGA